The DNA region GAAAatgtttttctttaaaaactTGATCCCCGTTTTACCGTCGGCTTTTTGTGAAGCAattgcttcaacccatttggaTACGTAATCCACCGCCACTAGAATGTACTCATTAGAAAAGGATGGAGGAAATGGGCCAACAAAGTATATTCCCCAATAATCAAATACTTCAACTTCTAACATACCTTGTAGGGGAATTTTGTTTCGTTTCCTTACTCCTCCAACCCTTTGACAATTATCACAACTTTTAGCATGCAAGTACGCATATTTAAACAAAGAAGGCCAATAAAAGCCCGACTGAAGGACTTTTGTTCCTGTTCTTAAACCATTATAGTGACCACCATAAAGtgagttgtgacaatgccaaagaaTACTTCTAGGTTCCTCCTTTAAAACATACCTTCTTAGATATTATCAGCACCAATCTTAAACAAATAAGGTTCATCCTTAACATAGTATTTTACATCAGACAAGAACCTTAATTTTCTGGTTCCAAGTTAGATTCTCTGGTATCAACCCGATTGCTTTGTGATTTGCAAAGTCGAAAAACCATAGTCTAACTTGCACCATGAACAATTTTTCATTCGGAAACTTTGCTTTTACCTCAATTTCTTGCTTGGTCACCTCAACATTGACCAAACGGGATAAGTGATCCGCCACCAAATTCTCCGAATCTTTTTTGTCATGAATTTCTAaatcaaattcttgcaacaaaAGGATCCATATAATAAGCCTCTTCTTTGAATCAAGTTTGGTGAGCAGATACTTTATCGCCGCATGGTCAGTGTACACAACAACTTTCGAACAAATGAGGTAGGACCTAAATTTCTCTAATGCATACACTATTGTAGTAAGCTCTTTTTCAGTTGTTACATAATTTATTTGAGCTTTATTCAAGACTTTACCTACATAGTGTATGGCATGAAACTTTTTTGTATTTCTTTGACCAAGTATCGCACCAACGACATAatcactcgcgtcacacattaaTTCAAAATCTACTTTCCAATCGGGCGCGATGATTATGGGTGCGGTAATCAAATTTTCTTTCAAATCATTAAAAGCAATCAAACAATCACTATAGAAAATAAAAGACTTATCTTTATTAAGAAAGTTTCTTAAAGGCTTTGCAGTCTTGGAAAAGTCTTTGATGAATCTTCTATAAAAACCCACATGACCCAAGAAACTTCTAATTCCCTTCATGTTTAACGATGGTGGTAATTTTTCAATAACTTCAACTTTGGATTGATTAACTTCAAGGCCTTTGGAGGAGACTTTGTGGATGAGCACAATACCTTCTCTAACCATGAAATTTCATTTTTCCCAATTGAGAACCAAGTTGGTTTCCACGCATCTTCTTAACACGATATCCAAATTCTTCAAACATAGATCAAATGACAGACTAAATacggagaaatcatccataaacacttcgATGCATTTCTCGATCAAGTCAGAAAaatagcttgcatacaccgttgaaagGTTGTTGGTGCATTATACATCCCAAAAGGCATTCCTTGATAAGCAAAGATACCAAAGGGGCATGTAAAAGTAGTTTTATCGTGGTCTTCCGGATTGACTATGATTTGATTGTAACCCGAATATACATCCAAAAAGAAATAAAATTCCTGACCGGACAAAatttcgagcatttgatccatgaaaggtAAAGGAAAATTATCTTTCCTCGTAGCTTCATTAAGCCTACGgtaatcaatacacattctccaaCCCGTCACAGTTCTAGTAGGaatcaactcattcttttcatttcGAATCACCATTATTCCACCCTTTTTAGGTACCACTTGAACATGACTAACCCACACATTATCCGAAATTGTATAAATCATTCTGACTTCCAACATCTTCACCATTTCCTTCTTCACCGCCTCTTTCATGGTAGGCTTCAAGCGACATTGAGGTTGGGCTACCGGTTTGAAATTATCCTCCATCAATATCTTGTGCATACAATAAGATGGACTTATTCCTTTTAaatcggaaagagtccaacctATTCTACTTTGATTTTTCTTCAAGACATCAATAATTTTTTCTTCTTCATTCTTGGATAGATCATTTCTTATTATCACCGGTTTGTGCACATCTTCTTCAAGAAATGCATATTTCAAGTGTGAAGGTAAAATCTTCAATTCAAGTTTAGACTCTTCTATCTTTGGTTCTTCTttcaaatttttaaattttaCTTCCAATGGAGGAATTTCTTCCAATGCTTCAAGCTCTCTTATACattttcaatttctttttcttAGTCCTCTTTGAGAACTTTGATCACATTGGTAAGAGCTTTTTCAAGGGGAGTGGACACATGAACTTTCCTTTTTACTTCCATTATATCCTTATCGGTTGTATCAATTTGGAAGCAATCGTTTTTATcctttgaatgcttcatggcttcaaaTATATTAAAGCATGCCTCTTCATCTTGAACTCTTACCTTTATTACACCATCATCGATGTCAATCATCATTCTAGCGGTATTCATAAAAGTTCGACCAAGAATCAATGGTGCATCATCTTCTTCCTCCATCTCAATGACAACAAAGTCAACCGGGAATAAGAATTTATCCATTTTTACTAGCACATCTTCTGCTACTCCATGAGGATGGGTAATAGACTTGTTGGCCAATTGCATTGTCATCCTTGTTGTTTTCAACTCAATGCTTCCTAACCTTTTCACAATGGATAACGGAATCAAGTTAATGATAGAGCCCAAATCAATCAAACCTTTTCCAATGTAAATATTTCCTTTTATGACTGGTAATGTAACCTTTCCCGGATCACTTTCTTTCTGCGGTAGAGTCCTTTGAATGATTATGCTACAACTAGCATCAAGAGTGATTGTTTCTTGATCTATATATCTTCTCTTATTTGTAAGGATGCCCTTCATAAACTTTTCATATGTAGGCATTTGCTCAAGGGCCTCGTAATATGGAATATTGATTTGTAACTGACTAAATATATCCAAGAACCGAGCATAGTGCCTAG from Lathyrus oleraceus cultivar Zhongwan6 chromosome 1, CAAS_Psat_ZW6_1.0, whole genome shotgun sequence includes:
- the LOC127093876 gene encoding uncharacterized protein LOC127093876, yielding MANQKSTDAAIKNIEMQVGQLSKQLADQHKGNFFANTQDNPKEHCKCILTRSGRKIDMGIGDEVEEEEIKDNSRHYARFLDIFSQLQINIPYYEALEQMPTYEKFMKGILTNKRRYIDQETITLDASCSIIIQRTLPQKESDPGKVTLPVIKGNIYIGKGLIDLGSIINLIPLSIVKRLGSIELKTTRMTMQLANKSITHPHGVAEDVLVKMDKFLFPVDFVVIEMEEEDDAPLILGRTFMNTARMMIDIDDGVIKVRVQDEEACFNIFEAMKHSKDKNDCFQIDTTDKDIMEVKRKVHVSTPLEKALTNVIKVLKED